The genome window TCACTACAGCCTTACAAAAATCTTTTCCATCCACAGAGTCAGAAATTGTTAACCACTTTAAGAGAAACTACCAGGGGCGGATTCAAACAAGTTCATCTTTTTCTTCAGATGGATGACGATCAAACTCATACTGGAGATTAGAGGATTGTGtcccgtaaaaaaaaaaaaaaaaatcgttcCCTCTAGGCACTTTTGAGGATGGACTTCTTAGTCAGAAGAGGGCTTGAAGCTGCAGAGGGTCTGTCTGTTCCTCTTCTTTGCCCAGTTTAGAATTCATCTGTTTTATTCTGCAGGTATGTTAATATGGAGTCCATGCCCTGGGCCGAGCCCCAGACCCTCTTTAGCGCCTCGCACTCCCGCTCGTTGGCCTGCTCCAAGGTGGTCCGGTTGGAGTTCCGCACCAGTGCTTTGGACTCCCGCAGAACCTACAGTATCACCACAACAGCAGGAGCACGGAAAAGACCAGGAGTAACAAAAGCAAAAGGGTCAAacagaaagagggggaaaggaAAAAAGGACAAAATGGTTTATGGATATGGATGCACTGTGAAGCAGTACAGATCATTCTCAATATAGTTCCTGGTGTGCTTTAAcagttttgtgtttgtaaatCAACAATGCTCAACTCAACTTGTAGCACACCTACAATAACTCCTCTGTTTaagcactgtgtgtttgttgcatTGCTACCAGCATTACTGGTGCCCAACAGACTAGATGGGTCAGCTAAAAAGTGTACATGAAGTGGTCTGTACAAGTGGAGATCTTTGGATACAAGACAAGTCCAGATTTAACATTTCACATTAATATGACATATATAAAAATGGTTGATGGTGTAAGATTCAACCAAATGTCTTACAACAGCTTATTGTCCTTTTTTTTACGTAAGACAATCACATGAATAGCACGCATTCATTGCTACAACATAGCAGAGAAACGTATTATTTCTTGGGAGTGTTCTTGGAGCATTCAGGAGAACACACGTAAATGTTCTTTAATGAGGCTGTAGAACCAAAGACCAACAGAAACAGGGAGACGATGTGAATGTGTGGAAATGTGCTGTATGCGTGATAGAATGCCATGCcgtacacacaaataaaacagaaacaaaaaaaactttaaaatgaAATAAGGGATGACTTACAATGGAATTACAAGAGACTAGCTCCCTAATGCGCACCATGACCTCCTGCATGAAAGTGCCTGGCCATAGTACTTGTGACACGAGGCCCTTGGCGCAAGCCTCTTGAGCGGTCAGCTTCCTCCCACTCAGCAGCATCTCATTGGCCTACAGCAGgggcgagaggagaggaggaaccagTGAGGAAACACATACAAAGGAGGTTAAGTAAATAGGACATTTAAACATTAAGGGCcccatcatgacattctaaagtgcatcatcactcgtcaaaagtctattcaaatttagtaggatgtccagttcacattgggaagggtttcgttatcaaacgtggagcgcatggcgcaacaaggtgttcctaggttttttaatcagtcatatgggtgtgtttggggcgtaacatcattttaaaccaatgagtgacatccgtcattccctttaacggcgcaacgcgcgatatgtcaaataaatgcatcggtattttgccattcaacggcgcatttgaaggaggctgcctgcgagaccgtatggaatagtcattcttaaaccatgctttactaaaacctagcatagccttcacgcatttgcactcgtctattatttgaactcattggcaaagtgaaactaacttcaccaaggagtcagtcaacgacaagacagttatatgcagttactttcactattgactgacaatgggttaccaccgaaaacatagactggtaaaagcaacacttaccctattgctcaaatgactgaataaaacaacatttatcctgcagaggagttgcttatatctcgtgacagtgcgtcttcagctgtgctccatacgtgtctctcgcctctcccctaatcacttttaaccgtcattaccaatttgcaaatgatggtgcaTCATgcgatgtacagtatttcgtaatatctttattctaattatgtttcccattgtaatcgtgcaatttgtaatgctttgcatggacgtgcgctgatgtgcgttcatgaatgacagaaggatggtgcgtgcacctgccaatatgactgttgacatgcgctcttaaaatagcatatgaacaactcgccattgacttctcaccaggtttaggtggtgtacgatagtgatttttagacaacgcgccaggcccctccctaggttgttaattgccacacccctgggcgcaatgttgaaaaaataaacgtgcaaaataccgaattaaactttgcgcgggtggaaaacgaactttacgccatacgctggtgcccaaaatacagccctaagACACTTGAGATATTTTGTGCAAATTTAAAGCCATTAATTAGGCTcaaaaaaatcacaaaactaaacAGAACTATACAAATTTCCTACTGCTACAAGCTAGcaaactacaacacacacagaaaacaagaAAGATCTCAGGGATGTGTGAAAGGATTGTTATTACAATGTAATAACCACATTTTGTATAGACGTTTCAAAATGCCAACTGACCGAGGCGACACCCATGATGCGAGGGAAGGTGATAGATGAGCAGGCATCAGGCGTCTGGCCAATGGTGGCATAGGGCGTTTGGAACCAGGCTTTTTCATTGGCCCAGATGACATCACACAAGGGCAATATTGAGGCACCAAGCCCTATGGCAGGCCCATTCACAGCAACTACAATGGGCTTCTTAAACTGGATAAATGTGTTCACAAATGTCCTGGGAAAACGAGACACATGGAATATGGCTTTTACCAACATTTTATCTGAAGAACACATTCATGCAAGACattaagaaaacaaacaaaaaacaaacatttatgaTAGTGAAAAATCTAtcctgcagaaaaaaaaatgtcttttaGGTTTGAAGGACATACCTAATTGTTTCAGCCATTTTTATGCTCTCCTTCTTCCTATCGTCAGTGAGGCGGCGTATGAAATACAGGAAGTCCAGGCCGCAGCAGAAAACACTTCCCACAGCGCTAAGCAGCACCAGCTTACTGTCATCAGCGGCTGCAGTGGCCATGGCACTTTGTACTTCCTTCATcacctgaaaacacacacacacacacacacacacagtatgaacACAAGGCAAACAAGACTGACCAACTTCATACCTACCATCTCATATCAGATCAGCTTACATTTCAATCTTATGTTTCAATCTGAAACGTCCAGTCATGCATTTTTGATGTAGCATGAAGCATGTTTGTTGCATCAATCAAACCTTCCCACCTTTAACTGAGTAACTTACAAGGattgcaacagcagcagcatcactCAAGCACTTTAATCGGCCAAGTAGTTTCAAcaaatcacacaagctctgagtACCCAGAAGATGTATCCGAAACAAAGCAGGTTCAAGTTCCTGCCACGATTAAAAATTATGTTTACAAGAAAAGGGGAAGTGAACAGTAAACGGGCATGAAGCGAGAGCGCCGTCTTTCAGCGGTACTGTATGCATCCCCACATAGAACAAAGATTACAAAAAAGAAGAGTAACACATGGCAACAGAACTTGAGCGCCGAGTCTTAACTGCAAGTGACTGTTGGCACAGTGCACATGGCTATCCACAATGCAGCCATTTGATCAATGTTCCAATGGAACGTTGTTAACGCATTGTGCTGTGGTAGTTGCTGTTAGATAGGACAACCTTGCTGATTTTAACGGGACAAATGTACTTTTGTCATTAGCTGTTTTCAGGCCCAACCATTTGACATCCGTAGAACATGCGGACTTACACCTAGATCTGAAAGCAGCTATTGTTGCCTCCATTTATACTGACACTGTGCCCGTGTCCTGATCCACAAATGAAATGGGGCCATTTGTTTCTCTCAGAGCCGTATGGCCCTGGTTTCCTTGTATCATATGTATTCCAGATATGAGCCACTACATTTAAAGTATATGGGAGTTGCTGAGGGGAAACAGGTTTGTCTGCAATAGAAGAAGCAAAGAAAGGTGACCACTGCTCTATCCTGTTCTTCTTTATGCACATTTATATGACAAAGGAGCTCAAAGTTAAACATATCTTTCAATGTCTTGTTTACAACAGTGGCTCGCTGCTTAGCTACCTGTCTAGCTAAGTGTAACCTACCATAGCAACAGTACACATAAAACCAagttactgtacacacacgcaacagctaaaatagagattcgacgaaacagcagaggtcaggagcaatccgaaaagttggcattttcaaggtggagatataagcactacttcaaattcatcaaggcaagaacgtgcatgtaatgtgtacattatgtccaggagcgaagactttgtcgacatccgttgtaagcaactctaatttaatgaagcatcttacacacgcatctaaagctagtggccaaaaacatCGATAGGCCTATCTCTACCACAGATGATggctcgccatccactagcaaagaaggactcggagcaaagtcctccaagcagcaaaagctagatctttctgcctcacaacaaaaacctatgacacaggctgaagtcaatCGTAGCtctgtcgatgtgcaatatcttgaatttccccttggggatcaataaagtatctatctatctatctatctatctatctatctatctatctatctatctaataaatatcgaaagttatgtagcctacaaacacctgtctgttctactcatttcaaatggctgctcaaaactgctcaaataatccaaattctttgacatatatatagcaacttttttttgtaacagtaacgcaaatagttactttccctggtaacaagttactcttatcatagagtaattcagttactaactcagttactttttggaacaagtaaggagtaactataactaattacttaaagtaacgttcccaacactggCAATTCCTAACTAAATAACTAGCTCTCTAACTTAGCTAACAAGATAGTTTAGCAACTACCCATCCTCAAAAGTTGGGCTATTTTTTAAACTTGTAGCACCTTGTGATTTTAGAAGCCTTGCATTTTTTTTCTGCTTGCGTCTTGCTCATATAAATGCGAGGGGCATCACAATGGTCAAGCTGCATCGTTCCATAGAGAGACAACTTTGAGCACCCGGCGGTAAACAAAGTTTGTCAATGTGAACGCTGCCTTATGCTGGAAGAGGAGCTTTGCTTCATTTTGTGAAGAGACAACAGCGTGTTGACTTAAACATTCCATACTGTTTACAATGAACCAGCTGCGATCTGTGAGACTACCAAATGAGTGTTAGCACCATGGGCTAATCCACTGGTAGGGTGCTGGATAAAGATAAAAAAGATTCTTTAAAATGTGAATTACCCCAGTTTCTCTAAATGTAACTGATTTCACATAATTATGTGGCATACATGATCAACAattgatagcaattattttagaGTTTCAAAACTACTTTTAGTTAGCCATGTGGCCCCTCTTGGCATTAAACAAAGGCACCAtcccctcccccaatgaaatgctaatgtactggttccaagggctatcagatccacaagacaaaggatgttaccttgCTATAATGTATCCATATGTCATGATatgtaaatatattcatgtttggtatcattgtaatagtctcagtacaaggattgtaatgatttgattgtgagaatgtttggaatattctataagtgatatttctgatatataagatatctctcctcatgctattcagataggtgtgaagtaggtgtgagtaggtgtgtctgatgccatcTGGAGAACCAACCATGTGGGATTGTTTTGGCGCCAattctttctttgtttaaccCATACAAACGTGACTAACTTGCATTGTATGTCAGAAGAACGATGGAGAACTGAAGAGAAGATAGAGAGGTTGATCCAACAGAGGCCATGGCCATTTTTTTGcaccctctctgcttgtaacagaataaacctgattcctgagttttcctgaagtttgccagtctaagattaatattaagtaattattcaccacaattactttcactaCAAATGTGTTATTTTCCAGCACTTGGCCAATAAGAACATTAAGCCATGTAATTCAATCATTATCATTCAACTCACTTTAGTGAGGAATGGTCACCACTAgcaatagtagtagtagcaaaATGTACACTCACATCTGGGTTCAGGGAGTTGTTCTCTGAAGATTTTGTAGAGAACAGAATGTGTGTAAAGCCATCCTGTTTCTTCACCACGATGTCCCGATACCGGTAGGCACTCTCTGTCTGACGCACGCTGAACCGTAAACGTTTGTCAAAGGCAGCTGTGCGCTCTTCAAAGCGCCGCTTCCCACTCACTCCAGAGGCACTAGTTACTCCAGTAACCGCAGTCTGCAAGCTAGCTGTCCCATTTGCTGCCGACGTCTCCGTGAAGGTGGAAGTACCTTTGAGAAAACAAGTAAGCAAGGACTATTTAAAGACCAATTTATTGGAGCAATATTTCTATTCCTAATACTTTTTGGTTGTAGTTACTGTTTACAGCTTTCAATGCAGACTTTCTTTACCACCACACATGCAAACCACTTTACCTTTTCCGTTGAGAATGCGCATAGCTGCAGGCGTGATGGGGAGTTGTGGAGAGGCTAGAGTGGTCTGTGTGCGAGGCCGTGTGCCCATCCGCGCCCTCTCCTCCCCAGGCCCCAGCAGGATGCCCACTGGCTTTTCCAGCAGCGCCACCTCAGGAGGCACCGAGTCCGGCTCCTGCCCGCCCTGCTCGAGGCCCTGGGCGGCCTCGCTGGGCGACTCCTCCGAGTCAGTCCGACTGTTCATGGGACTTTTAGGCACAAGGATTTTGATGCCGGACTTGGCGAGGTCCATGCTCCGGCGTACAGTATTAACAGCTGGCAATACAGTCAAACCTGAGCTGGCAACACCATCGGTGACAGCGCCTGATCGTCTATACTTTTGGTTTGacatctgctgctgctgctgttgttgttgtggtcgTTGTTGGTACTGCTGCATGCCAAATGAGTCCTTCAAATCGGGCAAGTGCtgttgctgctgatgctgctttgTGGGGCTAATGGTTAGCACTGAAGAAGTGGGCGAGCTAACAGTCTTCACCAGAGGCTGGCTGCCGCTGGGGCTGTGGGGAGGAGGTCGTGAGATCTGCTTGCGTGCGTTGTTGCTGCCACCGGAGGACGAATGTTTGAAGCTGATGTGGGGCGAGCTGCGTGTGGACCGGATGAGAGAGCCGTCCCGCTGCCTCTCGCTCATCTGCCGGTTGAACTCGTGGATGAACTCCATGCAGTTAGCCAGGTGCGTCTCTGGCTCCCACGTGTCCCCCTCGTAGCCATAGCCTCGCCAGCGGACCAGGTACTCCATCTTGCCCTTCTTGTTCTTCCGCTTGTCTACTATCTTCTCGACCTGCAGAGAGGGAGTTGCAAGGTGGATAAGTCTTCTGGCAGAGTGTAGGTGTTTTCTTAACTCAATTGGCTGGTATTGTTCTATTTTGTCaaaatcattcattcattaatctAATCCAGAAATCCACCTTGAATGCCTTTTGAACCACTTTTGTTGTATTCTGAGTCATGCTTTTAATAATCATGAACCATGAAACAAAACAAGACGTCAGATACAGCTTTGTTATATAGACCATATGATCCTCAGACTGTCTTGATTTGTTTCAGATGTGGCATTTCAGAAAAATGCGGCAAAAATTATTTAAAACTTGCTGATGAATGTTTGAACtcgcacacaaaaaaaaagtggACAACTGGATTTATAACCTAGTGATCTCAAGATCTGTGCTACattatcagaaaaaaaaaacatggatttAAATAGATATAGACCATGTCTGACAACTGACTACTAATTGAAGATTAGATTAGACACTATACGGCAATGTTTTTCCTTGGATTCCTTTCCTTGGGCTCAGGtattatttttctttaaaaCATTATTGAGTGAAGGAAAATCTTTTTAAGGGCTTACTTTCAATAATTAATCAGATCAATAATAAGGCAATATGGCATGAGTcagagtggggttggtaaaaGATATACCCACAGCAGTGATTCGGCCAAGTGCCGCAGGTAATCATAGACGTGGGTGTATCCTTTATCAACCCCTACAATCACGAGTGCTCTATTGCAGTTACAGTTCTACTGTAATTATGTGAAGTTATGCAATTGCTGCTCTCTTGCTTTGAATGAATGTAATGTAGTGTTGGACAATACAATGGAAAATGCGGAGTGATAACTAGTGGTGAAGAGAccgtggggaggggggggggggggggggggggtgtcctggGATAAGCTCAGTCATGGAATGCCTCTTGTCCAATCAGATATAAATGGTTCATATTTGCACCACATATCTCAGTATGAAATGCCAGTACGTTCCATCATGGGTCATTCCATATCAAAccagataaggttgttgctgcaccatctcagattttgttcaaaccttgtctatatcTTAAATTTGTCCAAAACTAAGGCCTGTAAAACATGTCTGTTCAAATTTTAAGTCTTCATATTTTTAGCCCATGATATTTCAGTTTTACAGCTTAATGCATTATTTGGCATTTATATCTTGAATAGCATTGGTCATactagtcagatttttttttaggtTGGAAAACAATCTTGCTCTCAGTGTGAGTGAATTACTAAATGTTTAACAGCATGCTCACTGATTTTCTATAAGGCTCTAGATTTAGAAACAGGTTCTGTTTTTCAGTTTTTCAAAAGCATAgccaaaagggggggggggtataccgCAAAACCGCGGTAATTTCTTGCTTACCGACCGCGGTAAGAAAACATCCATACCGTCCCAGCCCTACCCGTCAGTGGCTTGGGTGGGGAACAAAGGCTCCGTCAAGAGCTTCCCCCTTGTGGAATCAAGGGCCTTGTCAAATCAATTGAAATGTTTAATGGTCATACTGAGAACATTAAAGAAATTTCGCTCTTCACAATTGAGCTCTTCACGGTTCACATTACAAGAAAAATGCCCATGCATATCAAGGTCAGAAAGCTTTCCATCCccttgaattgtgtgtgtgtgtgtgtgtgtgtgtaaattgacTGAAACGTCAAAGAAACATCAACAAAATTCCCTATTTGGAATACTTTTTCACGTGTATCTGAACTTGTTAACCAGATAGCCGTATATGGCGTGCCAATGGATCTCTGGCCAATTGCTAACTTCGTCTACCCATTCTGTTATCATCTCAGGTTTAGGCAGACAATCGGCATTGGCGAAGACTAATTTATTAAGGTACAGTTCGTGGTCCTGGGGGGACAATGACAGTGCATACATTGACAGCTCAACATGCCGGTCTATTAGCAGCGCCATTTTTCTGACCCCAAGCTGCACACGCACCCAACCTAGGCTCGGGATGTCTACAAACATTGTAGGGGTCTATAAGGCATTTTTAAAAGTGTAAtaactaatttaaaaaaattaaataaaataaaattttaAATCAATGGTGAAAAAATATGAAACACTGGAATTGAGCAAAAATACTTTACAGGTGTTAGCTAAGTTTTGAGACCTAAACGTTATGAAGACAAACTTTGGCAAAATGAGGTGACTTGGTGGCTTGAAGATTCCACAATGCATTTCGTCAGCTCAGCCATGACACTCACATAAGAGAAATGGCAGCATTGAtacataataggcctacctatcaTAATTGCTGCTACAATCCGATCCATGTTTAGGCTATAAACGGTAGGCTACAACTACAACTAACGTTAATCATAACTGTCACTTAAACTGCGAACTTCAAACGCTGTTCCCGCCATGGGAGAGTGAATATATTGTTATcaatatttaataaaaaaaatcaatgagaaacaaacttaaacaagctggtgaattatatattttattgtaaatgtcaGAAATACTGGGTAGACCAATAGAGCAATAGGTAAATGACTAGACTCCCGAGCTGTTCCGAGAGAAGCTGCCGCTGGCAAGAACGCTGCTGTCTCAAACTGCAAATTGAGCGTCCTGTGTCCTCGCGTTCTCCAGAGTCTGGACTCACGATCTTAACTTTTCAAGTTCGAACTTTCAAGAACGGGAGACCGTTCTTTAGCGTACTTTGTATTGAGAAAAGCCCTTAGACACATGGATGGTGGATTTTTTAGTCTTACCATAATATAGGTTTTAATGTATTGTAGATTGTAATCTGTACTGCTTAACAAATCATTCAATGCtgattaaaggttgtatcagcgatggcggggtagcgtcacttctgttgatgttcaaacaaaacagagagctagctcactactccctccaccctccctcctgtgcaactgaaactctcctaaacgcgcatctcgtcggttattggttggaacactttattttgccttgccttgccaacacttgttggta of Alosa sapidissima isolate fAloSap1 chromosome 1, fAloSap1.pri, whole genome shotgun sequence contains these proteins:
- the cdyl gene encoding chromodomain Y-like protein, translated to MMASEELYEVEKIVDKRKNKKGKMEYLVRWRGYGYEGDTWEPETHLANCMEFIHEFNRQMSERQRDGSLIRSTRSSPHISFKHSSSGGSNNARKQISRPPPHSPSGSQPLVKTVSSPTSSVLTISPTKQHQQQQHLPDLKDSFGMQQYQQRPQQQQQQQQMSNQKYRRSGAVTDGVASSGLTVLPAVNTVRRSMDLAKSGIKILVPKSPMNSRTDSEESPSEAAQGLEQGGQEPDSVPPEVALLEKPVGILLGPGEERARMGTRPRTQTTLASPQLPITPAAMRILNGKGTSTFTETSAANGTASLQTAVTGVTSASGVSGKRRFEERTAAFDKRLRFSVRQTESAYRYRDIVVKKQDGFTHILFSTKSSENNSLNPDVMKEVQSAMATAAADDSKLVLLSAVGSVFCCGLDFLYFIRRLTDDRKKESIKMAETIRTFVNTFIQFKKPIVVAVNGPAIGLGASILPLCDVIWANEKAWFQTPYATIGQTPDACSSITFPRIMGVASANEMLLSGRKLTAQEACAKGLVSQVLWPGTFMQEVMVRIRELVSCNSIVLRESKALVRNSNRTTLEQANERECEALKRVWGSAQGMDSILTYLQNKTDEF